A section of the Vanessa tameamea isolate UH-Manoa-2023 chromosome 29, ilVanTame1 primary haplotype, whole genome shotgun sequence genome encodes:
- the LOC113399269 gene encoding phospholipid phosphatase 5: protein MPLIRSASYNLFIEILLRILLFSAFCYMESLNPFIRVIPHSELESNCKYPRHESYVPSGMLWSIVLSVPCVLSLIAWAVCNDCNDALEFLLSWSLALGITGVLTDTVKLIVGRPRPDFFYRCFPDGIETPELQCTGDISDIMEGRKSFPSGHSSLSFCSLGIASAWICGRLGTISRKRGSGARVLTTIIPLVMAGCIALSRTCDYHHHWQDVLVGSTLGFTVSVLCYRQYYNPLTSDLAGVPYIVSKANSAKYFNGKPDISPIKDCKEESTPLLNGKKDDKWI, encoded by the exons TCTTCGTATTCTTTTATTCTCCGCTTTTTG TTATATGGAATCATTGAATCCCTTCATCAGAGTGATACCACATTCAGAACTTGAAAGTAACTGTAAATATCCTCGGCATGAATCCTACGTTCCCAGCGGAATGCTCTGGTCCATTGTACTATCAGTTCCATGTGTGCTGTCATTGATAGCGTGGGCAGTATGCAATGATTGCAATGATGCTTTGGAG TTTCTGCTCTCCTGGTCGCTCGCTTTGGGAATAACGGGAGTGTTAACTGATACGGTTAAATTAATTGTTG gtcGACCGCGCCCCGATTTCTTCTACCGTTGCTTCCCCGATGGCATTGAAACGCCGGAGCTTCAATGTACAGGCGACATATCCGACATTATGGAGGGGAGGAAGTCGTTTCCTAGTGGACACAGCAGCT TGTCGTTCTGTTCATTGGGTATTGCGTCAGCTTGGATCTGTGGAAGGTTGGGCACGATATCCAGAAAGCGTGGCTCGGGGGCCAGGGTGTTGACCACGATCATACCCCTCGTGATGGCAGGCTGCATCGCACTGTCCAGGACCTGTGACTACCACCATCACTGGCAAG ATGTCCTGGTGGGATCGACCTTGGGGTTCACGGTTTCCGTGTTGTGCTATCGTCAGTACTACAACCCTCTCACGTCGGACTTGGCGGGCGTGCCCTACATAGTCTCCAAGGCGAACTCCGCTAAATACTTCAACGGCAAACCGGATATAAGCCCGATTAAAGACTGTAAAGAAGAATCTACACCGTTGCTGAACGGAAAGAAAGATGATAAATGGATTTAA